The following coding sequences are from one Salvia hispanica cultivar TCC Black 2014 chromosome 3, UniMelb_Shisp_WGS_1.0, whole genome shotgun sequence window:
- the LOC125213223 gene encoding pentatricopeptide repeat-containing protein At4g39620, chloroplastic isoform X1, whose amino-acid sequence MTTNAPLPFASASLQLASTPKFSSVYYAQIHSSYAISRIRMCRISALPQTKTPPKRTTTRKRIPSNPSSEAEELVRSIVRNISDKQPLLTTLNKYVQFVRTEHCFLLFEELGRSDKWLQCLEVFRWMQKQRWYVADNGVYSKLISVMGKKGQSRMAMWLFSEMRNSGCKPDTSVYNALITAHLHSRDKAKALAKAISYFEKMKGMERCKPSIVTYNILLRAFAQAKNVDQVNALFKDLDESVVSADTFTFNGVMDAYGKVGLIREMELVLARMKSLKIKPDIITFNLLIDAYGRKQEFDKMEQVFKSLLRSKEKPTLPTFNSMITNYGKARLREKADSVYQKMIEMGYRPSFITYESLIMMYGYCDYVSRAREIFDQMVESEREKKVSTLNAMLDVYCKNSLPMEADTLFESVRASRMLPIDSTTYKLLYKAYTKADMKELVEKLLVRMDQDGIIPNKRFFLDALGALGSSSPSKKPAASRKEGLPKRVAIEKAA is encoded by the exons ATGACCACGAACGCCCCTCTTCCCTTCGCCTCGGCCTCTCTGCAACTCGCCTCCACCCCCAAATTCAGCTCTGTTTATTATGCCCAAATTCACTCTTCATACGCAATTTCCAGAATCCGAATGTGCCGCATTTCGGCTCTACCCCAAACCAAAACGCCTCCCAAAAGGACCACCACCCGCAAGAGAATCCCTTCCAATCCCTCTTCAGAAGCTGAAGAATTGGTTCGATCAATCGTCAGGAACATCTCCGATAAGCAGCCTTTGTTGACCACTCTCAATAAGTATGTCCAGTTTGTCCGCACCGAGCACTGTTTCTTGCTCTTCGAGGAGCTCGGAAGGAGCGACAAGTGGCTTCAGTGCCTTGAG GTATTCAGATGGATGCAGAAGCAGAGATGGTATGTAGCTGATAATGGGGTTTACTCAAAGCTGATTTCTGTGATGGGAAAGAAAGGGCAGAGCCGAATGGCCATGTGGCTTTTCTCTGAGATGCGTAACAGCGGCTGTAAGCCTGATACGTCCGTCTACAACGCTCTAATCACAGCCCATCTCCACTCCCGGGACAAGGCCAAGGCGCTGGCCAAGGCCATCTCCTATTTTGAAAAGATGAAGGGGATGGAGCGCTGCAAGCCGAGCATTGTCACGTACAACATCCTCCTGAGGGCTTTTGCGCAGGCGAAGAATGTGGATCAAGTCAATGCCTTGTTTAAGGATCTCGATGAGAGTGTTGTTAGCGCTGACACCTTCACATTCAACGGGGTGATGGATGCTTACGGGAAGGTGGGGCTGATTAGGGAGATGGAGCTCGTTCTTGCTCGGATGAAGAGCCTGAAGATAAAGCCCGACATCATCACGTTCAATCTGTTGATCGATGCTTATGGGAGGAAGCAAGAGTTCGATAAGATGGAGCAAGTTTTCAAGAGCTTGCTCCGCTCCAAGGAGAAGCCAACACTTCCCACGTTTAATTCCATGATAACGAACTATGGGAAGGCACGTCTGAGGGAGAAGGCAGATTCGGTCTACCAGAAAATGATAGAGATGGGCTATAGACCGAGCTTCATCACCTATGAGAGCCTCATCATGATGTATGGATACTGTGATTACGTGTCGAGGGCTAGGGAGATATTTGACCAGATGGTTGAGTCAGAGAGGGAGAAAAAGGTGTCGACTCTGAATGCTATGCTCGATGTCTACTGCAAGAACTCTTTACCTATGGAGGCGGACACACTTTTTGAGAGTGTACGTGCTTCTCGAATGCTTCCCATTGATTCGACTACTTACAAGCTGTTATACAAGGCTTATACAAAGGCAGATATGAAAGAGCTGGTGGAGAAGTTGCTCGTGCGTATGGACCAAGATGGCATCATTCCGAATAAAAGGTTCTTTCTTGATGCTCTTGGGGCACTTGGGTCTTCTTCTCCCAGCAAGAAGCCCGCCGCCAGCAGGAAAGAAGGGCTGCCCAAACGCGTTGCCATTGAGAAGGCAGCATAG
- the LOC125213224 gene encoding transcription factor TGA1-like isoform X1 — MNSTTTQFVPSRRMGLYEPAHQMSMWGDFRLDSPPPPPLMLEVNANSNNQSEDTFGASHRNDQEASKPDDKVLRRLAQNREAARKSRLRKKAYVQQLENSKLRLIQLEQELDRARQQGLCVDATQLAYAGNTNPGITAFEVEYGHWVEEQNRQVSDLKNALHSDMGDMELQIFVDGGMRHYFELFAMKVTAARADVFYIMSGMWKTSAERFFLWIGGFRPSELLKQVLSPHLDDLTEQQRLDIVNLRQSCQQAEDALSQGMEKLQFILAQAIADGLLREGNYLPQIGAAMNKLEDLVRFVIQADHLRQETLQQISRILTIRQAASGLLALGEYLQRLRVLSSCWSSRPRDVCVSKI; from the exons ATGAATTCCACAACCACGCAGTTCGTTCCCTCGCGACGAATGGGCCTATACGAGCCGGCCCACCAGATGAGCATGTGGGGCGACTTCAGGCTCGACTCGCCCCCGCCTCCGCCCCTCATGCTCGAAGTCAATGCCAATTCAAACAACCAG TCGGAGGATACCTTCGGAGCTTCCCATAGAAACGATCAGGAAGCGAGCAAACCCGACGATAAGGTCCTGAGACGCCTAGCGCAGAACCGGGAAGCTGCTCGTAAGAGCCGGCTGCGAAAGAAGGCGTATGTGCAGCAGTTGGAAAACAGCAAGCTGAGGCTCATTCAGCTCGAGCAAGAGCTCGACCGGGCCCGGCAGCAGGGGCTGTGTGTGGATGCTACTCAGCTGGCCTACGCTGGAAACACGAATCCAG GAATAACCGCGTTTGAGGTGGAGTACGGGCACTGGGTGGAGGAGCAAAATCGACAAGTCTCGGACTTGAAGAATGCTCTGCATTCCGATATGGGAGACATGGAGCTGCAGATATTCGTTGATGGCGGAATGAGGCATTACTTCGAGCTCTTCGCTATGAAGGTTACAGCCGCGAGGGCCGACGTTTTCTACATCATGTCTGGCATGTGGAAAACGTCGGCCGAGCGTTTCTTCCTGTGGATCGGAGGATTCCGCCCTTCAGAACTCCTCAAG CAGGTGCTCTCGCCACACCTCGACGACTTGACAGAGCAGCAGCGTCTCGATATTGTTAATCTCCGGCAGTCGTGTCAGCAAGCGGAAGACGCACTGTCGCAGGGGATGGAGAAACTGCAGTTCATCCTAGCACAGGCCATTGCGGACGGCCTGCTGCGCGAAGGGAACTACCTACCGCAGATTGGAGCTGCCATGAACAAGCTCGAAGATCTGGTCAGGTTCGTCATTCAG GCTGACCATCTCCGACAAGAGACGCTGCAGCAGATCTCGCGCATCCTTACCATCCGTCAAGCAGCCAGTGGGCTTCTCGCCCTCGGCGAGTACCTGCAACGCCTTCGAGTTCTGAGCTCTTGCTGGTCGTCTCGCCCCCGTGATGTCTGTGTCTCTAAGATCTAA
- the LOC125213223 gene encoding pentatricopeptide repeat-containing protein At4g39620, chloroplastic isoform X2 has protein sequence MCRISALPQTKTPPKRTTTRKRIPSNPSSEAEELVRSIVRNISDKQPLLTTLNKYVQFVRTEHCFLLFEELGRSDKWLQCLEVFRWMQKQRWYVADNGVYSKLISVMGKKGQSRMAMWLFSEMRNSGCKPDTSVYNALITAHLHSRDKAKALAKAISYFEKMKGMERCKPSIVTYNILLRAFAQAKNVDQVNALFKDLDESVVSADTFTFNGVMDAYGKVGLIREMELVLARMKSLKIKPDIITFNLLIDAYGRKQEFDKMEQVFKSLLRSKEKPTLPTFNSMITNYGKARLREKADSVYQKMIEMGYRPSFITYESLIMMYGYCDYVSRAREIFDQMVESEREKKVSTLNAMLDVYCKNSLPMEADTLFESVRASRMLPIDSTTYKLLYKAYTKADMKELVEKLLVRMDQDGIIPNKRFFLDALGALGSSSPSKKPAASRKEGLPKRVAIEKAA, from the exons ATGTGCCGCATTTCGGCTCTACCCCAAACCAAAACGCCTCCCAAAAGGACCACCACCCGCAAGAGAATCCCTTCCAATCCCTCTTCAGAAGCTGAAGAATTGGTTCGATCAATCGTCAGGAACATCTCCGATAAGCAGCCTTTGTTGACCACTCTCAATAAGTATGTCCAGTTTGTCCGCACCGAGCACTGTTTCTTGCTCTTCGAGGAGCTCGGAAGGAGCGACAAGTGGCTTCAGTGCCTTGAG GTATTCAGATGGATGCAGAAGCAGAGATGGTATGTAGCTGATAATGGGGTTTACTCAAAGCTGATTTCTGTGATGGGAAAGAAAGGGCAGAGCCGAATGGCCATGTGGCTTTTCTCTGAGATGCGTAACAGCGGCTGTAAGCCTGATACGTCCGTCTACAACGCTCTAATCACAGCCCATCTCCACTCCCGGGACAAGGCCAAGGCGCTGGCCAAGGCCATCTCCTATTTTGAAAAGATGAAGGGGATGGAGCGCTGCAAGCCGAGCATTGTCACGTACAACATCCTCCTGAGGGCTTTTGCGCAGGCGAAGAATGTGGATCAAGTCAATGCCTTGTTTAAGGATCTCGATGAGAGTGTTGTTAGCGCTGACACCTTCACATTCAACGGGGTGATGGATGCTTACGGGAAGGTGGGGCTGATTAGGGAGATGGAGCTCGTTCTTGCTCGGATGAAGAGCCTGAAGATAAAGCCCGACATCATCACGTTCAATCTGTTGATCGATGCTTATGGGAGGAAGCAAGAGTTCGATAAGATGGAGCAAGTTTTCAAGAGCTTGCTCCGCTCCAAGGAGAAGCCAACACTTCCCACGTTTAATTCCATGATAACGAACTATGGGAAGGCACGTCTGAGGGAGAAGGCAGATTCGGTCTACCAGAAAATGATAGAGATGGGCTATAGACCGAGCTTCATCACCTATGAGAGCCTCATCATGATGTATGGATACTGTGATTACGTGTCGAGGGCTAGGGAGATATTTGACCAGATGGTTGAGTCAGAGAGGGAGAAAAAGGTGTCGACTCTGAATGCTATGCTCGATGTCTACTGCAAGAACTCTTTACCTATGGAGGCGGACACACTTTTTGAGAGTGTACGTGCTTCTCGAATGCTTCCCATTGATTCGACTACTTACAAGCTGTTATACAAGGCTTATACAAAGGCAGATATGAAAGAGCTGGTGGAGAAGTTGCTCGTGCGTATGGACCAAGATGGCATCATTCCGAATAAAAGGTTCTTTCTTGATGCTCTTGGGGCACTTGGGTCTTCTTCTCCCAGCAAGAAGCCCGCCGCCAGCAGGAAAGAAGGGCTGCCCAAACGCGTTGCCATTGAGAAGGCAGCATAG
- the LOC125210633 gene encoding protein ACTIVITY OF BC1 COMPLEX KINASE 8, chloroplastic: protein MATFSIFSSTLPELIFLSPHNSTKRLKLLLSRAGPRSNAKILGRIRAIQREDSVVEERDRELAAKLNGSVNGNYSSRNGSVGSYGNGSVISESENGSLAGYVNGNGNGSVGSGNAVLEAVEMEEVVSEKKSVEEIGQEEAWFKQGGGDQVEVSVAPGGRWSRFKTYSTIQRTLEIWGFVLTFIFRVWLNNQKFSYKGGMTEQKRVQRRKVLAKWLKENILRLGPTFIKIGQQFSTRVDILAQEYVDQLSELQDQVPPFPSETAVAIVEEELGAPVNDIFERFDHEPIAAASLGQVHRARLKGEELVVKVQRPGLKDLFDIDLKNLRVIAEYLQKIDPKSDGAKRDWVSIYDECANVLYQEIDYTKEASNAEQFATNFKDMDYVKVPSIYWEYTTPQVLTMEYVPGIKINRTQALDQLGVDRKRLGRYAVESYLEQILSHGFFHADPHPGNIAVDDFNGGRLIFYDFGMMGSISRNIREGLLEVFYGVYEKDPEKVLQAMVQMGVLVPTGDMTAVRRTAQFFLNSFEERLVAQRKERELAKQELGFKKPLSKEEASEKKKQRLAAIGEDLLAIAADQPFRFPATFTFVVRAFSVLDGIGKGLDPRFDITEIAKPYALELLKFREAGVEVVVKDFRKRWDRQSSAVFNLFRQADRVEKLAEIIQRLEQGDLKLRVRTLESERAFQRVATVQNTIGSAIAAGSLVNLATILHLNSIQMPANIAYIICAYFSLKVLIGLVKVKKFDQRERLITGTA, encoded by the exons ATggcaactttttcaattttcagttCTACTTTACCTGAGCTcatatttctctctcctcacaACTCAACAAAAAGACTCAAGCTTTTGCTCTCTAGAGCCGGGCCCAGAAGCAATGCAAAGATTCTTGGAAGAATCAGAGCTATTCAGAGAGAAGACTCTGTTGTTGAAGAGAGGGACAGAGAATTGGCGGCAAAATTGAACGGTAGTGTTAATGGGAATTACAGTAGCAGAAATGGCTCAGTTGGCAGCTATGGAAATGGGAGTGTGATATCTGAGAGTGAGAATGGGAGTTTAGCTGGATATGTGAATGGGAATGGAAATGGGAGTGTTGGGAGTGGAAATGCAGTGTTGGAAGCTGTGGAAATGGAGGAGGTGGTTAGTGAGAAGAAGAGTGTGGAGGAGATTGGGCAAGAGGAGGCCTGGTTTAAGCAAGGCGGGGGCGATCAAGTTGAG GTGTCTGTTGCTCCTGGTGGCCGTTGGAGCCGATTTAAAACCTATTCTACGATTCAGAGGACTCTCGAGATTTGGGGATTTGTTCTCACTTTTATCTTCAGGGTTTGGTTAAACAATCAGAAGTTTTCATATAAAG GTGGAATGACGGAGCAAAAAAGGGTCCAGAGACGAAAGGTTCTTGCAAAGTGGctgaaagaaaatattttgagaCTTGGTCCTACCTTCATCAAGATCGGCCAACAATTCTCCACGAGAGTAGACATTCTCGCCCAAGAATACGTTGATCAACTATCTGAGCTTCAA GACCAAGTTCCTCCTTTTCCTTCAGAAACAGCAGTAGCAATAGTCGAGGAAGAACTTGGGGCTCCTGTCAATGATATATTCGAAAGATTTGACCATGAGCCAATTGCTGCTGCAAGTCTTG GACAAGTCCATCGTGCTCGACTCAAGGGAGAAGAGCTTGTCGTGAAAGTACAAAGACCTGGACTTAAAGATTTGTTCGATATTGACCTAAAAAATCTGAGG GTTATAGCCGAATATCTTCAGAAGATCGATCCAAAGTCTGATGGTGCAAAAAGGGATTGGGTCTCTATCTATGATGAATGTGCAAATGTGTTATATCAG GAGATTGATTACACGAAAGAAGCTTCTAATGCTGAACAGTTTGCAACAAACTTCAAAGATATGGACTATGTCAAAGTCCCTAGTATTTATTGGGAATACACTACTCCACAG GTTCTGACAATGGAGTACGTGCCGGGAATCAAAATAAACCGGACACAAGCCCTGGACCAGTTAGGGGTGGACCGAAAGAG GTTGGGCAGATACGCAGTTGAATCTTACTTGGAGCAGATATTATCCCATGGCTTTTTCCACGCTGATCCT CATCCTGGAAACATTGCTGTGGATGATTTCAATGGTGGAAGATTGATCTTCTATGATTTTGGAATGATGGGGAG CATAAGCCGAAATATCAGAGAAGGCTTACTTGAAGTCTTTTATGGAGTTTATGAGAAAGATCCCGAAAAGGTTCTTCAAGCGATGGTACAAATGGGAGTTCTAGTCCCAACGGGAGATATGACAGCTGTGAGACGGACGGCTCAGTTCTTCCTCAACAG CTTTGAAGAACGCCTCGTAGCACAAAGAAAGGAAAGAGAATTGGCGAAACAGGAGCTTGGATTCAAGAAGCCACTGAGCAAAGAGGAAGCCAGCGAGAAGAAAAAGCAGCGCCTTGCTGCAATCG GTGAAGATTTGTTAGCCATTGCTGCAGACCAGCCTTTCCGATTTCCTGCCACTTTCACCTTTGTCGTTAGAGCCTTTTCAG TACTGGATGGCATTGGCAAGGGACTCGACCCTCGATTTGACATCACTGAGATTGCCAAACC CTATGCTCTAGAATTACTGAAGTTTCGCGAAGCTGGTGTGGAAGTTGTAGTTAAG GACTTCCGGAAGAGATGGGATAGACAGTCCAGTGCAGTCTTCAATTTGTTTAGGCAGGCTGATAGAGTCGAGAAGCTCGCTGAAATAATCCAACGGCTG GAGCAAGGAGACCTCAAGCTTCGAGTAAGAACCCTAGAGTCCGAGAGGGCGTTCCAACGTGTTGCCACTGTTCAAAACACGATTGGTAGT GCGATTGCTGCAGGAAGCTTAGTTAACCTTGCTACGATCCTTCACCTCAACTCAATCCAG ATGCCTGCAAACATCGCGTACATCATCTGCGCCTACTTCAGCCTTAAGGTCCTCATCGGCTTGGTGAAGGTCAAGAAATTCGACCAAAGAGAGAGGCTCATCACCGGAACTGCATAA
- the LOC125213224 gene encoding transcription factor TGA1-like isoform X2: MNSTTTQFVPSRRMGLYEPAHQMSMWGDFRLDSPPPPPLMLEVNANSNNQSEDTFGASHRNDQEASKPDDKVLRRLAQNREAARKSRLRKKAYVQQLENSKLRLIQLEQELDRARQQGLCVDATQLAYAGNTNPGITAFEVEYGHWVEEQNRQVSDLKNALHSDMGDMELQIFVDGGMRHYFELFAMKVTAARADVFYIMSGMWKTSAERFFLWIGGFRPSELLKVLSPHLDDLTEQQRLDIVNLRQSCQQAEDALSQGMEKLQFILAQAIADGLLREGNYLPQIGAAMNKLEDLVRFVIQADHLRQETLQQISRILTIRQAASGLLALGEYLQRLRVLSSCWSSRPRDVCVSKI, translated from the exons ATGAATTCCACAACCACGCAGTTCGTTCCCTCGCGACGAATGGGCCTATACGAGCCGGCCCACCAGATGAGCATGTGGGGCGACTTCAGGCTCGACTCGCCCCCGCCTCCGCCCCTCATGCTCGAAGTCAATGCCAATTCAAACAACCAG TCGGAGGATACCTTCGGAGCTTCCCATAGAAACGATCAGGAAGCGAGCAAACCCGACGATAAGGTCCTGAGACGCCTAGCGCAGAACCGGGAAGCTGCTCGTAAGAGCCGGCTGCGAAAGAAGGCGTATGTGCAGCAGTTGGAAAACAGCAAGCTGAGGCTCATTCAGCTCGAGCAAGAGCTCGACCGGGCCCGGCAGCAGGGGCTGTGTGTGGATGCTACTCAGCTGGCCTACGCTGGAAACACGAATCCAG GAATAACCGCGTTTGAGGTGGAGTACGGGCACTGGGTGGAGGAGCAAAATCGACAAGTCTCGGACTTGAAGAATGCTCTGCATTCCGATATGGGAGACATGGAGCTGCAGATATTCGTTGATGGCGGAATGAGGCATTACTTCGAGCTCTTCGCTATGAAGGTTACAGCCGCGAGGGCCGACGTTTTCTACATCATGTCTGGCATGTGGAAAACGTCGGCCGAGCGTTTCTTCCTGTGGATCGGAGGATTCCGCCCTTCAGAACTCCTCAAG GTGCTCTCGCCACACCTCGACGACTTGACAGAGCAGCAGCGTCTCGATATTGTTAATCTCCGGCAGTCGTGTCAGCAAGCGGAAGACGCACTGTCGCAGGGGATGGAGAAACTGCAGTTCATCCTAGCACAGGCCATTGCGGACGGCCTGCTGCGCGAAGGGAACTACCTACCGCAGATTGGAGCTGCCATGAACAAGCTCGAAGATCTGGTCAGGTTCGTCATTCAG GCTGACCATCTCCGACAAGAGACGCTGCAGCAGATCTCGCGCATCCTTACCATCCGTCAAGCAGCCAGTGGGCTTCTCGCCCTCGGCGAGTACCTGCAACGCCTTCGAGTTCTGAGCTCTTGCTGGTCGTCTCGCCCCCGTGATGTCTGTGTCTCTAAGATCTAA
- the LOC125211917 gene encoding transcription termination factor MTERF15, mitochondrial-like — MKKLMQGFRIKSILLPSLSENYSSSPSKSLISWIALYSTASQKKAIAPKPHARNSILANYLIGSLKFSKDKALSVSSKFPHCETLERPEQAVRFFRGLGFSDAHIRAIANSVPRLLFADTENTLKPKVKFFQELGLSGPLLGSFVSRTPCILYCSVERCLKPRINLIRNIFESDGRNRSIESVNDDLFKTITRCGRIVLARHTLESNIQYLKSCGVVGSQLSSLLCRLPRIFSLKHGKLEEIVSRALAMNFTMGSRMLVHAIHSLSCMSSDTFKVKYGIYKAFGFSKEEIDLMFRKSPYIFGLSVETLRRKLEFLLNDLKLSRSVVVQFPGIMSLNFEERVGPRYKVLEVLKTKGVLKKDPSLSRAMCLPENKFLETYIQPFQSEAEELLLAYNGQILNT; from the coding sequence ATGAAGAAACTCATGCAGGGTTTCCGAATCAAATCTATTCTCCTACCTTCGCTATCAGAGAATTATAGCTCCAGCCCTAGCAAGTCACTCATCTCCTGGATTGCACTTTACTCCACAGCCTCTCAGAAGAAGGCCATTGCTCCGAAACCACATGCGAGGAACTCTATTTTAGCTAACTACCTGATTGGCTCCTTAAAATTCTCAAAAGATAAAGCCCTTTCAGTCTCCAGCAAATTCCCACACTGCGAAACTCTTGAAAGGCCTGAACAAGCAGTCCGATTCTTTAGAGGTCTTGGTTTTTCTGATGCACATATCCGAGCCATAGCCAATAGTGTACCCCGCCTTCTCTTTGCTGATACTGAAAATACTTTGAAACCCAAAGTCAAATTCTTTCAAGAACTTGGTCTCTCTGGACCTCTTCTCGGTTCTTTCGTTTCTAGAACCCCCTGCATCTTATATTGCAGTGTGGAGAGATGTCTGAAGCCTAGAATTAACCTCATTAGGAATATCTTCGAAAGTGATGGAAGAAATAGAAGTATTGAGAGTGTTAACGATGATCTGTTTAAGACCATTACAAGGTGCGGAAGGATTGTCCTTGCGAGACACACATTGGAATCCAACATTCAGTATCTGAAGAGCTGCGGAGTTGTTGGCTCACAGTTGTCATCCTTGCTGTGTAGACTGCCTAGGATCTTTTCTCTTAAACACGGTAAGCTTGAAGAGATTGTTTCAAGAGCTCTGGCGATGAATTTCACTATGGGTTCAAGAATGCTGGTACATGCCATTCATTCTCTTAGTTGTATGAGCAGCGATACTTTTAAAGTCAAGTACGGAATTTACAAGGCCTTCGGGTTCTCCAAGGAAGAGATTGATTTAATGTTTCGGAAGTCTCCATATATCTTTGGGCTATCTGTTGAAACTTTGAGACGCAAACTTGAATTTCTGCTGAATGATCTTAAGCTCAGCAGGTCGGTGGTCGTTCAGTTTCCTGGAATCATGTCGCTGAACTTTGAAGAACGGGTAGGTCCACGATACAAAGTTCTGGAGGTTCTAAAGACGAAGGGGGTTTTGAAGAAGGATCCGAGCTTGAGCAGGGCGATGTGCTTGCCGGAGAATAAGTTCTTGGAAACTTATATTCAACCGTTTCAATCCGAGGCTGAAGAACTATTGTTGGCATACAATGGCCAAATTCTGAATACATGA
- the LOC125212279 gene encoding uncharacterized protein LOC125212279, whose protein sequence is MSKLMHALLFKSRLFQNHGVSFCNPLVRYVASSSTPHLSAKNSVLLDYLVGSLKFSTDKALSVSSSYSRTKSLERPQEVISFFKGLGLSDARVQSIARAVPSILFADVEKTLKPKVTLFQELGLSTLISRNPFALTFSLERTLRPSISLIKKVLVSDGRYRSEEQVNGDLLRVLTRCSTIFYMTSRLEANIVYLESCGIVGSQLSSLLLSRTRLFTMPVEKLKELVSRAVGMNLDTGSRMLAHAIGVLGCSSAKTLNGKYEVLRLFEFSKDEIDSMFVKWPYMFGLSETNLRCKIEFFLNDIKIEKALLVQQPNLLSFSIKERVIPRCKVLEILKSRRLVSKDLRLITTMSPSNRKFYDKYILPFTNDAEDLLLAYNGKFLDTS, encoded by the coding sequence ATGTCGAAGCTGATGCACGCTTTACTTTTCAAATCTCGTCTCTTCCAAAATCACGGTGTTAGCTTCTGTAATCCACTTGTTCGTTACGTTGCTTCTTCCTCAACTCCACACCTAAGTGCAAAAAACTCTGTTCTGTTGGACTACCTCGTTGGCTCCTTGAAATTCTCCACGGATAAAGCCCTTTCCGTGTCCAGCAGCTATTCGCGCACCAAATCTCTTGAAAGGCCTCAAGAAGTCATTTCTTTCTTCAAAGGCCTTGGCCTTTCTGATGCTCGTGTCCAGTCGATAGCCCGTGCTGTCCCCAGTATTCTTTTCGCTGATGTCGAGAAGACTCTGAAACCAAAAGTCACGCTCTTTCAAGAACTTGGCCTGTCTACTCTCATTTCCAGGAACCCCTTTGCGTTGACGTTCAGCCTGGAGAGAACACTGAGGCCTTCGATTAGCCTCATCAAGAAGGTGCTTGTCAGTGATGGGAGGTATAGAAGTGAAGAGCAAGTTAACGGTGATTTGCTGCGTGTGCTGACTAGGTGCAGTACGATTTTCTACATGACTAGTCGATTGGAGgccaatattgtttatttggAGAGCTGTGGGATTGTTGGATCGCAGCTGTCGAGCCTGTTGCTGAGTCGCACTAGGCTCTTTACTATGCCTGTGGAGAAACTCAAAGAGCTTGTTTCAAGAGCAGTTGGGATGAATCTTGATACGGGTTCAAGAATGTTGGCTCATGCTATTGGCGTTCTTGGCTGTTCAAGCGCGAAGACGTTGAATGGTAAGTATGAAGTGTTGAGGCTGTTTGAGTTTTCCAAGGATGAGATTGATTCGATGTTTGTGAAGTGGCCGTATATGTTTGGGCTCTCAGAAACAAATTTAAGGTGCAAAATCGAGTTCTTCCTGAACGATATCAAGATTGAGAAAGCGTTGCTTGTTCAGCAGCCCAATCTGTTGTCGTTCAGCATAAAAGAGAGAGTGATTCCGCGTTGCAAAGTCCTGGAGATACTCAAGTCGAGAAGGCTCGTGAGTAAGGATCTGCGGTTGATCACCACAATGTCCCCTTCTAACAGGAAATTCTATGACAAGTATATTCTGCCATTTACGAATGATGCTGAGGATCTATTGTTGGCTTATAATGGCAAATTTCTGGATACCTCCTGA